The following are encoded in a window of Manihot esculenta cultivar AM560-2 chromosome 8, M.esculenta_v8, whole genome shotgun sequence genomic DNA:
- the LOC110621444 gene encoding uncharacterized protein LOC110621444, with amino-acid sequence MPYPPYYPPYPPYPMFSPPPFYQNLAKPNPESAAPPPPPPSEPVIPEAQPPKPNPSAGKKVKMTYYLKLDAPKCKEGDDSFEYIKAVKMIANELGANDSRAIQMAGFTLECKKVKEWFKNYVDQKLDDLSSEQFANEFAGWAFPDNSRELKFGRVVFLETQVCSLKWPFGSFVAPDFAPYLLRTSQSLQELFIILLLDATDLSFDANSF; translated from the exons atgccctatcctccctattacccaccatatccaccttatCCCATGTTTTCACCTCCACCCTTTTATCAGAATCTGGCAAAGCCTAACCCAGAGAgtgctgcaccacctcctcccccACCATCAGAACCAGTAATTCCTGAAGCTCAACCTCCCAAACCTAACCCCTCAGCAGGGAAAAAGGTTAAAATGACAtattatctgaagttggatgctcctaagtgtAAAGAAGGGGATGACTCGTtcgagtacattaaagcagtgaAAATGATAGCTAATGAGCTAGGGGccaatgacagtagagccattcagatggcggggttcactctagAGTGCAAGAAGGTaaaagagtggttcaagaattatgtggaccaaAAACTGGACGACTTATCCTCggaacagtttgcaaatgagtttgcaggatgggccttTCCAGACAATTCGAGGGAGTTGAAG tttgggagggtagtttTCCTTGAGACTCAAGTTTGCTCactgaagtggccatttggctcattTGTTGCTCCAGATTTTGCACCGTATTTGCTAAggacttcacaatctcttcaagag CTCTTCATAATCCTTTTGCTTGATGCAACTGATCTCTCTTTTGATGCCAAtagcttttga